AGCATCGGGCCGATGACTTCCATGGGCCAGCGGGCTTCACCGAACACGTCGGCGGCGTTCATACGCAATGTAGGGTCATCCGGGCCGGCGTCGTATAACTCGTAAGTCCCTTCCATACTTAACCCGAAGACGACACGGCGGATGTTGGCCCAGACAATGGCGGCGGCGCACATGGGGCAGGGTTCGGCGCTGGCATACAGTGTGGACGATTTAAGCTGCCCAGGTTCGAATTTCCTGGATGCGGCCCGAATCAAGTTCATTTCCGCATGCGCGGTCACGTCCCTGTCGGTAACTACCGAGTTCTGCGCCGCCAGTACCGGTTCGCCGTCCGCATTCACCAGCAACGCCCCGAAACCGTGATTGCCCCGTTCAAGAGCCCTGGCAGCCTCCCTGAAGGCTACGCGCAGGTAGTGTTCATCTACGTTTTTCATCAGCATAATCTCCCGATTTAACACAGCGTTCTATGAACTCCTGCCCGGTCATCACGTCGCCGAACTGCTGGATGATGGTCTCCAGCGTGGCCTGGTGTTCGCGATCGGACAGGGTAGAGCAGCAGTCCTCGATCAGGACCACGTTGAAATCCAGGTCGAAGGCAGTGCGCGCCGCGGTCTCGCAACAGATATTGGTTTTTGTCCCGGCTATCAGCAGGGTTTCGATGGCGCGGCTGCGCAACACCCGTTCCAGTTTCGAGGCGCCCGGAGAGAGGCAACCGTAACGGTTCTTGACCAGGTGGATGTCGTTCTCATCCGTTTCCAGTTCGTGCCAGAGCTTGCCGCCTTCCTGTCCCGGCGCCATGTACTGCATGGTGCGCTCGCGCACCTCGCCGGAAACCATGTTATTGAAGAAATTCTCCCACTCGGATTTACCGCCGTTGCAGTGGAATTCACTGACGATCCAGATCACGTCGCCACCCCGGTCGCGTAGTTCCGCGGCCAACCGGTTGATATTGCCGATGGTCCCGCGGCTGAGCGGCACCTCGGCCGGCGCCCCCGGTTTGCAGAAGGCGTTCTGCATATCGATCACCACCAGCGCGCACGTTGCCGGCTCGAAGCTGTCATAAAGATGGAACCGCCCGCGCCGCTTCATAACCCGCTCGACGATCTCATTACTTATTCCTATGTTGTGCATATCACTTTACCTGTTTTATCCGCAGATGACGCAGATTAGCGCAGATAAAATGAATCAAAAAATAATCTGCGTAAATCTGCGTCATCTGCGGATTAATAATCTGTCATTCAGGTACGGGTCGCCTTGCATGGCAGTCTCCGTATCCACCAGGATGCCGCAGCCCGGGCATGAGAACGAGCGCAGCAATACGTCGCCGCCGCTGGAATAGGGTCCGCCCAGGCTGTGCATAGGCGTTTCCTGCACACTCGCGCTTTCCTTCCAGTTGCCGTCCGCTCCCCCCAGGCTCTGACCGCAGCGTTTGCAGGTGACGGGCGCGCCTGCAACAGGCGCGGATTGCCCGCCGTTCTTTCGTTGCGCTACCAGTTCGGTTCTCTTTTTCTCTGTAAGGGATGGCTCTGCTTCCCCTGTACCGGTATCGATAATTACGCCGTATACTGATTCTGCAAATTCCGGGGAGGTCAGGCCGTCCCGTATGTCGCGGGCCACGTCCTGCGGCGGGCGCGACAGGGGATCACCGTAGCCGCCGCCGCCATTCCACCTGACATAAAGCGCGTCCTTGCCCATCAGCGGGAATACACCCCAGTCTACCTCCTGCTGTTCGCCAGGTATTGCGTCCTCTTTTGCTCCATTGTTCTTGACCCATATGTAGGCATTGGGCGATCCCGGATAGCCGCCGGCCAGACCTTCGCTCATGGGGAACTTCGAACCTTTGCCGGAGACCACGTAATGCATCCCGCCGTCCGGCGCATCGTGCGGCACGAAGGACAATTCCATGCCGACGCCGCCGCGGTAACGCCCCGGGCCGCCGGAATCCTTGAGACGCCGGCGATACAGGT
This DNA window, taken from Gemmatimonadota bacterium, encodes the following:
- a CDS encoding nucleoside deaminase is translated as MKNVDEHYLRVAFREAARALERGNHGFGALLVNADGEPVLAAQNSVVTDRDVTAHAEMNLIRAASRKFEPGQLKSSTLYASAEPCPMCAAAIVWANIRRVVFGLSMEGTYELYDAGPDDPTLRMNAADVFGEARWPMEVIGPMLEDESRAGFP
- a CDS encoding cysteine hydrolase; the encoded protein is MHNIGISNEIVERVMKRRGRFHLYDSFEPATCALVVIDMQNAFCKPGAPAEVPLSRGTIGNINRLAAELRDRGGDVIWIVSEFHCNGGKSEWENFFNNMVSGEVRERTMQYMAPGQEGGKLWHELETDENDIHLVKNRYGCLSPGASKLERVLRSRAIETLLIAGTKTNICCETAARTAFDLDFNVVLIEDCCSTLSDREHQATLETIIQQFGDVMTGQEFIERCVKSGDYADEKRR